Part of the Acetomicrobium thermoterrenum DSM 13490 genome is shown below.
TGCCAAATATTCTGACAATTAGTCCCGAACCATAATAACCCAAACCAAACAAAATCATGATAAGACATGTCCATGCGATTATTCTATATGGTAAGGGAGCTTTTTGGGGAACTTTTTTTTGTTCTCTGTCTCGTCTTCGCGGCAGTTCATTATTATCCATGAAAAACGACCCTCCTAAACCTCACATATTGCGTAAATACGACTCTATACCATCAGCTAAACTTTCAGCAAGCCTTTTTTGATAATTGGGATTAGCCAACAAGGCGGCTTCCGATTTATCCGTCAAAAAACCCATTTCAACTAATACTGCCGGCATTGTCGCTCCTCTTAAAACAAAAAAGGGCGCCTGGGCCACTCGGCGCATATTTAAACCGGAATTTTTGCCCGCCTTAAACAAAACTTCGGCAAAGGATAGGCTCTGCTCTATCTTTACATTTTGCTCCATATCTCCTAATATTTGTAACAAAAGTTTCGTACGCTTATCGGCTATACTGTTAGCATCCGTAACCCCTTCTCCCAATTCCTTGTTTTCTATAAGTGCAAGTTTCATGGCATCCTCGTCGCTAGGCAAGGCCATTATATAAATTTCGATTCCCTTAGCGGTTCTGCCTGCAGGCAGGGCATTGCAATGTAAACTTACAAACAAATCCCCATCCCAATCGTTTGCCAACTTCGTCCTTTCGTCCAATCGAAGGTATATATCGCGCGAACGAGTGAGGCGAGCGCTAATGCCCCGTTTTTTAAGCACATTTGCAAGACCCTCTGCAACTTTAAGGTTTATATCTTTTTCTTTATAGCCGTTTGCAACGGCACCAGGATCCTTGCCCCCATGACCTGCATCTATGACTACTACAGGAAACGTCGCTTTTTTATTTGGCGCGTATACTTCAACGCTCTCTTGTGAAGCGGGAGCCAAAGAAGGATTCCCCGAAACTTTAAGAGACGGACTCTCACCCCTCTTTGTCCCGTAGCCGAAGAAATCCACTACGTATCTGGGTGGAGAAGGAAGACTAAAGTAAGAAATTCTGTCAGATTTATAAAAAATGTCAATGACCACCGCACCGCCTTTTTGCTCAACGGCAATCTCAGGAAAATCTCCGCTTTTAATATCGTCTCCGTAAACCTGATCGAGGGTAAATCCTTCAAATCGAAGAGTCAGCTTGTTAGGGGAACTTCTATCGACAAAGGGCGATGCCTCAGAGGATAAATCGATAACTAACCTCACTCTATCCTCCCACTGTCCCCAGCGCAATCCTTTAACTTTATTCCGCGATACTATGGTGTTACTGTTTTCTTTAATGACATTTTTCGAAGGCACGTTTGCATCCTTCCCAAGAATAGGGATAACGGCGGCACTCTGGCCCTTGTCCTCCTCTGACTTGCCAGCCCATTTTAGTTCTTTGTCATCGCCAACCAGAGGCTTCAATAATTTCAACGCAGTATTTGCTTCCAACCACCAATGCCCTTCTTTGTATAAAGGCATAAAGGGAAGGGGAATAATATTATGACCATTGCTTTTTGCCATAGATGCTCCTATAACTAACTCCAATGAACTGCCGTTATTTCGGGCCAAAAAGGTCTTATCGTCAGAACTTATCTTGAAACTCAAGATACTGGCGACTACGTCAATTGGAACCAGATCATGGCCATCATCATTTATCACCGGGACATATCCCACGTTCTCAATCCCATGCCACAAAATCCATTTTTCCCCGGCGTATCCAATTGTAGCCAAGGCCAAACAGCAAAGTATTACGAAAAAATATGTAAAAAAAACCCATTGCTTGTATCTTTTAATCGCCTGCGGTCGACACATCATCGATCACCAACGATGGAGACCCAACACTGCCATAAAATTTCAGATCCTCTCCAACTCTAACTATCCGATTCAAAATATCGTAAATATTACCGGCCACGGTCATCCCGGAAAGGGGCCCATCTATTGATCCGTTTCTAATATAAGCCCCTTTTATTCCCAAAGACAAGTCTCCCGAAACAGGATCAAAGGTGTGAAGCCCCATCAACTCCGTCACGTAAATTCCAGTGTTTAAATCTCCATAGAGGTCCCCTGCTTTGCCGATTCCCGGAGTTATGAAGAGATTAGATGCACCCACATATGGTATAGAGGCAGGACTTCGAACGCAATTGCCCGTTGAGGAAACTCCATCGATTCTCGCATGTTCCAAATTGTATAAAAAACTTGTCACTACTCCCTCAGAGAGCAATGTCGTCCTTTGGGCAGCGACGCCTTCGCCATCGAAGACATAACTGCCCATACCTCTTTTTATGGTTGCGTCATCCACTAAGCTAATGTGACTCGGAGCTATCATACGTTCCCTTTTATCTGAAAGCCAAGATTTCCCTTTATGGACATTATCTGCCAAAAAGGAATCTTCCAACATGGAAACCAGAGATGCTGCTGTTAAACTGTCCAGAAAGAGAGTATACTTACCAGTCTTAAGAGGCTTGCCACCCAGCGTCATGGATGTTCTATGCACGGCATTTTTGGCTATATCAGAGTATTTTAAATCGCTCAGATAACGTTGTTCTTCACCAAAACCGCCCATCTCTATTTTATCACCATCTTCCATTATCAACGCTACGTCAAGCCTTACGACGCTCTCATCCTGCCACCCAATAGCCCCCACACTGGAAAGATAAAGGGTTTCTTCGTAACCTTCTCCGTAAAAAACCTCCCTTATTGACGATACCCTTTCATCCAATTCACGTACTTCAGCGGTAACAACAGAACATATCTTCTCTCCTCTACTGAAGCTCATGCCGTCAATTACAAGCGGATCAAAAAGGTCGTGGTCCTCTGTA
Proteins encoded:
- a CDS encoding N-acetylmuramoyl-L-alanine amidase family protein, whose product is MINDDGHDLVPIDVVASILSFKISSDDKTFLARNNGSSLELVIGASMAKSNGHNIIPLPFMPLYKEGHWWLEANTALKLLKPLVGDDKELKWAGKSEEDKGQSAAVIPILGKDANVPSKNVIKENSNTIVSRNKVKGLRWGQWEDRVRLVIDLSSEASPFVDRSSPNKLTLRFEGFTLDQVYGDDIKSGDFPEIAVEQKGGAVVIDIFYKSDRISYFSLPSPPRYVVDFFGYGTKRGESPSLKVSGNPSLAPASQESVEVYAPNKKATFPVVVIDAGHGGKDPGAVANGYKEKDINLKVAEGLANVLKKRGISARLTRSRDIYLRLDERTKLANDWDGDLFVSLHCNALPAGRTAKGIEIYIMALPSDEDAMKLALIENKELGEGVTDANSIADKRTKLLLQILGDMEQNVKIEQSLSFAEVLFKAGKNSGLNMRRVAQAPFFVLRGATMPAVLVEMGFLTDKSEAALLANPNYQKRLAESLADGIESYLRNM
- a CDS encoding TldD/PmbA family protein, with product MKESLPQRELVEEVAYRAVKRLLDQKDIAEADILYRANASCSISFMDGRLDEKIKGQNLSMGVRVIDAEGRQGVACSNHLSKDAVNRVIEWAIFNCKNNDPNPHIGLNLEILDFTEDHDLFDPLVIDGMSFSRGEKICSVVTAEVRELDERVSSIREVFYGEGYEETLYLSSVGAIGWQDESVVRLDVALIMEDGDKIEMGGFGEEQRYLSDLKYSDIAKNAVHRTSMTLGGKPLKTGKYTLFLDSLTAASLVSMLEDSFLADNVHKGKSWLSDKRERMIAPSHISLVDDATIKRGMGSYVFDGEGVAAQRTTLLSEGVVTSFLYNLEHARIDGVSSTGNCVRSPASIPYVGASNLFITPGIGKAGDLYGDLNTGIYVTELMGLHTFDPVSGDLSLGIKGAYIRNGSIDGPLSGMTVAGNIYDILNRIVRVGEDLKFYGSVGSPSLVIDDVSTAGD